The following are from one region of the Pleurodeles waltl isolate 20211129_DDA chromosome 4_1, aPleWal1.hap1.20221129, whole genome shotgun sequence genome:
- the LOC138287361 gene encoding zinc finger protein 160-like isoform X1: MSSNQETQSFEVDISILDPQTVTKQEDSYTCRESFGLSSLQKCQQQMHTGEKSFKCTECVKSFNGLSDLQRHQRTHTGEKPYQCNECGRSFREASQLRMHWRTHTGEKPFKCNECAKCFTRSSGLKSHQRTHTGEKPYHCDECGRSFSNASTLRMHQRMHTGEKPFKCSECGKSFSESAYLKRHHITHTGEKPYDCIECGSSFRDSSMLRIHQRIHTGEKPFKCNECAKCFNQISHLQRHQRTHSGEKPFICSECGKGFSQLLQLKRHQQRLAGEKPYHCNECGSSFTAASNLRIHQRTHTGEKPYKCSECEKSFRETSHLLRHQRTHTGEKPYKCIECGKSFCELASLKTHHRTHTEEKLYNCSECGTSFTESSSLRIHQKTHAVENLLKLSECGKGFRDLSSLKQPPTTRIRKQAYRCSECGSRFRDLSALRNHWRRHTGEKPFRCDECGKSFSQSSILYRHQLTHTGEKTFECSECGKRFSQSGHLKRHQRTHTGRKTFKCSEYVKSLCPLSTLQRHLHTHLEEKPVECSDLGSNFSECSTVMTH; the protein is encoded by the coding sequence ATGTCATCCAATCAGGAAACACAGTCATTTGAGGTAGACATATCTATACTTGACCCACAGACTGTAACCAAGCAAGAAGATTCATACACATGCCGTGAGAGCTTTGGTTTGTCATCACTACAAAAGTGCCAGCAGCAAATGCACACAGGAGAAAAATCATTCAAATGCACGGAGTGTGTGAAGAGCTTTAATGGATTATCAGACCtacaaagacatcagcgaacacataCTGGGGAAAAACCTTACCAATGCAATGAATGTGGCAGGAGTTTTAGGGAAGCCTCCCAACTAAGGATGCACTggagaacacacacaggggaaaaaccattcaagtgtaaTGAATGTGCAAAGTGCTTCACTCGATCATCGGGCCTAAAAagccatcagcgaacacacacaggggaaaaaccatatcaTTGTGATGAATGTGGACGTAGTTTTAGTAACGCCTCAACCCTAAGGATGCATCAGAGAATGCACACGGGGGAAAAGCCGTTCAAGTGCAGCGAATGTGGGAAGAGCTTTTCTGAATCTGCATACCTAAAAAGACATCATataacacacactggggaaaagccATATGATTGCAttgaatgtggaagtagttttagggactcCTCAATGCTAAGGATTCATCAGAGGatccacacaggggaaaagccattcaagtgtaaTGAATGTGCAAAGTGTTTTAATCAGATATCACACTTACAGAGACACCAGAGAACACACAGTGGTGAAAAGCCATTCAtttgcagtgaatgtgggaagggCTTTAGTCAGTTATTGCAGCTCAAAAGACATCAGCAAAGGCTTGCAGGGGAAAAACCATATCATTGcaatgaatgtggaagtagttttactGCTGCCTCAAATCTCAgaattcatcagcgaacacacacaggtgaaaaaccatacaagtgcagtgaatgtgagaAGAGCTTTAGGGAAACCTCACACCTACTAAGACATCAGaggacacacacaggagaaaaaccatacaaATGCATTGAATGTGGGAAGAGCTTTTGTGAATTAGCAAGCCTAAAAACACATCATAGAACACACACAGAGGAAAAACTATAtaattgcagtgaatgtggaactAGTTTTACTGAATCTTCATCATTAAGGATTCATCAGAAAACACATGCAGTAGAAAACCTATTAAAGCTTAGTGAATGTGGGAAGGGCTTTAGGGATTTATCAAGTCTAAAACAGCCTCCAACAACACGCATTCGGAAACAAGCATATCGTTGTAGTGAGTGTGGAAGTCGTTTTAGGGACTTGTCAGCATTAAGGAATCATTGGAGaagacacacaggggaaaagccattcaggtgtgatgaatgtgggaagagctttagTCAGTCATCAATCCTTTACAGACATCAGctgacacacacaggggaaaaaacatttgagtgcagtgaatgtgggaagaggTTTAGTCAGTCAGGACATCTAAAACGGCATCAGCGGACACACACGGGGAGAAaaacattcaagtgcagtgaatatgtGAAGAGCCTCTGTCCGCTATCAACCCTACAAAGACACCTGCATACACACTTGGAGGAAAAACCAGTAGAGTGCAGTGACCTTGGAAGTAATTTTAGTGAGTGCTCAACAGTAATGACGCATTAG